From the Rhinolophus sinicus isolate RSC01 linkage group LG02, ASM3656204v1, whole genome shotgun sequence genome, one window contains:
- the PTCHD3 gene encoding LOW QUALITY PROTEIN: patched domain-containing protein 3 (The sequence of the model RefSeq protein was modified relative to this genomic sequence to represent the inferred CDS: inserted 4 bases in 4 codons; deleted 2 bases in 2 codons; substituted 4 bases at 4 genomic stop codons) codes for MPLNVSVERSVRGMMSGSQVFISAARRVRLGPGPQVGSPPRGRQPSALGDRRAGITWMSPGRNGLQQSKTISEALGDYFGPLLTSTESRFWVVLLYXFYLPGSIYGCFQVEEALDLQNLTSDDSYITQYFTLDEXYGPRVMVIVTETLDYWHKHARQRVDKRLADLENKDYVDKILAEFWLXEYVHYMEDNRQDVRDKNAFRNRLSNFXTYDITISSSHEIISSRAFVQTTGISFSTQKKIPLLQLQGLAXKCEIPLIMYKLAFIYFEQYTEIIENTVRNVFVASTAMFFVSLVLIPHPPCSSWVTFAIASVIVGVTSFMAFWSIHLDSISMINLAICTRFSFHFSAHSSYALVYNVKPSVNHRKXVLCVLGHPLLQSATFIVIRVSALSAAKAXDCRTFXKMLFLVMVFGVACGRIFIPVFLASFFFF; via the exons ATGCCTTTGAACGTGTCAGTAGAGCGCTCTGTAAGGGGAATGATGAGTGGGTCCCAAGTGTTTATTTCTGCTGCCCGCAGAGTCCGCCTGGGCCCTGGACCCCAGGTAGGGTCCCCACCCCGGGGAAGACAGCCCAGCGCCCTGGGTGACAGGAGGGCTGGCATCACCTGGATGAGCCCCGGCAG aaATGGATTACAGCAAAGCAAGACTATTTCTGAGGCTCTAGGAGACTATTTTGGCCCTTTGCTCACAAGCACTGAGTCCAGGTTTTGGGTAGTGCTTCTAT ACTTTTACCTGCCAGGTAGTATATATGGCTGTTTCCAAGTGGAGGAAGCTTTAGACCTTCAAAATTTGACAAGTGACGATTCCTACATCACACAATATTTTACTCTCGATG GTTATGGTCCCAGGGTTATGGTTATTGTTACAGAAACTCTTGACTACTGGCATAAACATGCTAGG CAAAGAGTGGACAAACGTCTGGCcgatttggaaaacaaagactATGTAGATAAAATTCTTGCAGAGTTTTGGTTATGAGAATATGTGCACTATATGGAAGATAACAGACAAGATGTACGTGACAAGAATGCTTTTAGAAACAGACTTTCCAATT GTACGTATGATATTACTATTTCATCATCACATGAAATCATTTCTTCCCGGGCCTTCGTTCAGACCACAGGTATTTCATTTTCAACTCAAAAGAAGATACCGCTATTGCAGTTA CAAGGTTTGGCCTAAAAATGTGAAATTCCCTTAATAATGTATAAACTggcctttatatattttgagcagtatactgaaataatagaaaacactgTTCGAAATGTCTTTGTCGCATCAACAGCtatgttctttgtttccttagtGTTAATTCCTCATCCACCGTGTTCCTCGTGGGTAACTTTTGCCATCGCTTCTGTGATTGTGGGAGTAACCAGTTTCATGGCATTCTGGAGCATCCATCTTGATTCTATATCCATGATTAATCTTGCCATTTGTACaaggttttctttccatttttctgctcaCAGTTCCTATGCGTTAGTCTACAATGTGAAGCCCTCGGTGAACCATAGGAAGTGAGTGTTGTGTGTGCTAGGCCACCCACTGTTACAAAGTGCTACTTTCATAGTAATCCGGGTGAGTGCTTTATCAGCAGCTAAAGCATAGGACTGCAGGACCT TGAAGATGTTGTTTCTTGTTATGGTATTTGGGGTTGCTTGTGGCCGAATTTTTATTCCAGTATTtttagcctcttttttttttttttga